A single genomic interval of Clostridium facile harbors:
- a CDS encoding GIY-YIG nuclease family protein codes for MAYGKTIELFLVNGTADSLTTAELSNWNGKAIKIPRTEVAECEREDIQGVGVYFLFCQEDDGTDSVYIGEAENVLIRLKQHLSDFKAGKEKYYWNTAVAFLGRDLNKALGRYLEDQLFHIAKKCNRYKILTKATYNTTIKESQRASMEEFMDNIKILLNALGYKVLTPVPQATSTTTYLYCKSSDASAKGFISIGGFTVLKGSTISDRMAPSFPTGAKSYYNLRNQLIADGIIINGVFEQDYEFNAPSAASAVVLGRASNGKLYWKTEDGKTLKEIL; via the coding sequence CAGCGGAATTGTCCAACTGGAATGGAAAAGCAATTAAAATCCCAAGAACTGAAGTAGCAGAATGTGAACGGGAGGATATTCAAGGAGTAGGGGTATATTTTTTGTTCTGCCAAGAAGATGATGGGACAGATTCTGTTTATATTGGGGAAGCTGAAAATGTTTTAATAAGATTAAAACAGCATTTGAGTGATTTTAAGGCGGGAAAAGAAAAATATTATTGGAATACAGCTGTTGCATTCCTCGGTAGGGATTTAAACAAAGCATTAGGGCGTTATTTAGAGGATCAATTGTTTCACATTGCGAAAAAATGCAATCGCTATAAAATACTTACAAAGGCAACTTATAATACAACCATTAAGGAATCTCAACGCGCATCAATGGAAGAATTTATGGATAACATAAAGATTTTGCTGAACGCATTGGGATATAAAGTATTAACACCAGTACCGCAAGCCACTAGTACAACTACATATTTATATTGTAAAAGCTCAGATGCCTCGGCAAAAGGTTTTATTAGTATTGGTGGATTTACTGTATTAAAAGGGTCCACAATTTCCGACCGTATGGCTCCATCCTTTCCAACAGGGGCGAAAAGTTATTATAATCTGAGGAATCAATTGATAGCTGATGGGATTATTATCAATGGTGTTTTTGAGCAGGATTATGAGTTTAATGCCCCATCCGCTGCCTCTGCGGTTGTTTTAGGACGTGCCTCTAATGGAAAATTGTATTGGAAAACAGAGGATGGAAAAACACTAAAAGAAATACTTTAA
- a CDS encoding glutamine synthetase III family protein — protein MKSFAQKFGCKVFDQRVMKERLPKETYKSLKASMDHGRSLDPEIASIVASAMKDWAVENGATHFTHWFQPMTGITAGKHDSFLSPQGDGSIILEFSGKELIKGEPDASSFPNGGLRNTFEARGYTIWDCSSPAFIKEGTLYIPTAFCSYTGEALDTKTPLLRSMEVVNTQALRVLKLFGNHTSTRVIPTVGAEQEYFLVDRKNYEDRLDLKICGRTLFGAKPPKGQEMDDHYCGRIRLRIADYMRQLDDQLWQYGINSKTKHNEVAPAQHEMAPVFDSANVATDHNQLTMELMRSVAKQNGLACLLHEKPFEHINGSGKHNNWSLSTDDGINLLDPGKTPYENMQFLIFLCAVIRSIDKYPELLRLTAASPGNDHRLGANEAPPAIISIFLGEHLTATLQHIADGVAEEKSSNGVLNTKVTILPNLPKDDSDRNRTSPFAFTGNKFEFRMVGSSASIASSNWVLNTIMAESLETFADILESTDDFDRDVRLIVHETMYHHGKVIFNGNGYSEKWVEEAERRGLPNISNSVDAAKAFIMDKSIELFQRYGIFTPKECESRYEIMLENYIKTISIEANTMLEMTKRQILPAAIKYVGDISASYNEVTSSGVENKAMLKLVNQLSSMIDCVHDIMEILEQEVNAAHTNDLWQTAVNYRDKVIPQMESLRNCVDAMETITSSEYWPMPTYTDLLYRV, from the coding sequence ATGAAAAGTTTCGCACAAAAGTTTGGATGTAAGGTGTTCGACCAACGTGTGATGAAAGAACGCCTGCCAAAAGAAACCTATAAAAGCTTAAAAGCGTCCATGGATCACGGACGTTCCCTTGATCCAGAAATCGCAAGTATTGTGGCGTCTGCCATGAAAGATTGGGCAGTGGAAAATGGGGCAACCCATTTTACCCATTGGTTCCAGCCAATGACTGGGATTACTGCCGGTAAGCATGATAGCTTTTTATCTCCTCAAGGAGATGGTTCAATTATTTTAGAGTTTTCCGGAAAAGAACTGATTAAAGGAGAACCTGACGCTTCCTCCTTTCCAAACGGAGGGTTAAGGAATACCTTTGAAGCAAGAGGATATACCATTTGGGATTGCAGTTCCCCTGCTTTTATCAAAGAAGGTACTTTATATATTCCAACCGCGTTCTGTTCTTATACTGGAGAGGCATTGGATACCAAAACCCCATTGCTTCGTTCCATGGAAGTAGTAAATACCCAAGCATTGCGTGTTTTAAAACTTTTTGGCAACCATACTTCTACCCGTGTTATCCCAACCGTAGGGGCAGAACAGGAATATTTTTTAGTTGACCGAAAAAATTATGAAGATCGTTTGGATTTAAAAATCTGTGGACGCACCTTGTTTGGTGCAAAACCGCCAAAAGGCCAAGAGATGGATGACCACTACTGTGGCCGTATCCGTTTACGGATTGCGGATTATATGCGCCAGTTGGATGACCAGCTTTGGCAATATGGGATTAACTCCAAAACAAAACACAATGAAGTAGCGCCGGCACAACATGAAATGGCGCCTGTATTTGATTCTGCCAATGTGGCAACCGACCATAACCAGTTAACCATGGAATTAATGCGTTCTGTCGCAAAACAGAACGGTCTAGCATGCTTGCTGCATGAAAAACCGTTTGAACACATCAATGGCTCTGGTAAACACAACAACTGGTCTTTATCCACCGATGATGGCATCAACTTGTTGGATCCAGGAAAAACCCCATATGAAAACATGCAGTTTTTGATTTTTCTGTGTGCTGTTATCCGTTCGATTGATAAATATCCAGAATTGCTCCGTTTAACCGCTGCCTCTCCTGGAAACGACCACCGTTTGGGGGCAAACGAAGCTCCACCAGCAATTATATCCATATTTTTAGGAGAACATTTAACCGCAACATTACAGCATATTGCGGATGGTGTAGCAGAAGAAAAATCTTCTAATGGAGTACTCAACACAAAAGTAACCATCCTGCCAAACTTGCCAAAAGATGATAGTGACCGGAACAGAACTTCCCCATTTGCGTTTACTGGAAACAAATTTGAATTCCGTATGGTTGGTTCCTCTGCCTCTATTGCTTCTTCTAACTGGGTATTGAATACCATTATGGCAGAATCCTTGGAAACCTTTGCCGATATTTTGGAAAGCACCGATGATTTTGACCGTGATGTCCGCCTGATTGTGCATGAAACTATGTACCACCATGGCAAAGTAATCTTTAACGGGAACGGTTATTCTGAGAAATGGGTGGAAGAAGCAGAACGCCGTGGCTTACCAAACATTTCAAATTCTGTAGATGCAGCAAAGGCGTTTATCATGGATAAAAGTATCGAACTGTTCCAACGTTATGGTATTTTTACTCCAAAGGAATGTGAATCCCGTTATGAAATCATGCTGGAAAACTATATCAAAACAATCAGCATCGAAGCAAATACCATGTTAGAGATGACAAAACGTCAGATTCTTCCTGCCGCTATAAAATATGTCGGTGATATTTCCGCTTCTTATAATGAAGTGACCAGCAGTGGCGTAGAGAATAAAGCAATGTTAAAACTGGTTAACCAATTATCCTCTATGATTGACTGTGTCCATGATATTATGGAAATCCTGGAACAAGAAGTAAACGCTGCTCATACAAACGATTTATGGCAGACAGCAGTAAACTATCGTGATAAGGTCATTCCACAAATGGAGAGCTTGCGGAATTGTGTTGATGCAATGGAAACGATTACTTCTTCTGAATACTGGCCAATGCCAACCTATACCGATTTATTGTATCGAGTATAA
- the asnA gene encoding aspartate--ammonia ligase, translated as MEHTLVLPEGYWSKLNIIETEKAIKLVKDTFQQTLANRLNLTRVSAPLFVQPHTGLNDDLNGVERPVEFDIKELGANVQIVHSLAKWKRLALKRYGFAPGSGLYTDMNAIRRDEELDNCHSVYVDQWDWEKIITPETRNIETLKQTVRDIVHALKETQNKLHQQFSQISSYIEEEIFFITTSELEALYPNLSRKERENQICKEHKTVFLMQIGGPLKDGKPHDGRAPDYDDWNLNGDLLIWYPVLERAMELSSMGIRVDQHALENQLKAAGCEERKNFTFHQMLLNGELPLTMGGGIGQSRLCMVLLEKAHIGEVQASVWPESMISVCDSHGIHLL; from the coding sequence ATGGAACACACACTGGTTTTGCCGGAAGGCTATTGGTCTAAGCTAAACATTATCGAAACAGAAAAAGCGATTAAACTGGTAAAAGATACTTTTCAACAAACACTTGCCAATCGGTTGAATTTAACAAGAGTATCTGCACCTTTATTTGTACAGCCACATACCGGTTTAAATGATGACCTGAATGGTGTGGAACGTCCGGTCGAATTTGATATTAAAGAACTCGGGGCAAATGTACAAATTGTACATTCCTTGGCAAAATGGAAACGCCTTGCTTTAAAACGTTATGGTTTTGCCCCTGGTTCTGGTTTATACACAGATATGAATGCTATCCGCCGGGATGAAGAACTAGACAACTGCCACTCTGTATACGTGGATCAGTGGGACTGGGAGAAAATTATTACTCCTGAAACTCGAAATATTGAAACTTTAAAACAAACCGTACGAGATATTGTCCACGCTTTGAAAGAAACCCAAAATAAATTACATCAGCAATTTTCTCAAATCAGTTCCTATATTGAGGAAGAAATCTTTTTTATTACCACTTCAGAACTGGAAGCCCTTTATCCTAACCTTTCTAGAAAAGAACGGGAAAATCAGATCTGTAAAGAACACAAAACAGTATTTTTAATGCAGATTGGCGGTCCTTTAAAAGATGGAAAACCTCATGACGGCCGTGCCCCTGACTATGATGACTGGAATTTAAACGGAGATTTGCTCATTTGGTATCCAGTATTGGAACGTGCCATGGAATTATCCTCTATGGGAATCCGTGTTGACCAGCATGCACTGGAAAACCAGCTCAAAGCTGCTGGATGCGAGGAACGTAAGAACTTTACATTCCATCAAATGTTACTAAACGGCGAACTTCCTCTTACCATGGGTGGCGGTATCGGACAATCCCGCTTATGTATGGTATTATTGGAAAAAGCCCATATTGGTGAAGTACAGGCTTCTGTTTGGCCAGAAAGTATGATTTCAGTTTGTGACAGCCATGGAATTCACCTGCTGTAA
- a CDS encoding DUF3089 domain-containing protein, with product MKKYLSICFCLVFILVFTSGCSNEEIKTEICYAKQENWAYCETQTDSRKADVFFICPTVFDGNETNMSLEDEDAKESFLGAINMEKGIYDGSCRVFAPYYRQAGLNVYELPDEEREPYLQSAYKDVKQAFEYYYKHYNKGRPIVLAGFSQGADMSLRLLKDQFDNKELSEKLVACYAIGWNVTQEELEEYPHMKFATSETDTGVIISFNSEAENIADSLIVPENMKTLAINPLNWKTDSTFADQSLNQGACFTNYSGEIETEIPHLTGAYIDDVRGTLKVIDVTPEEYPPVLELFEDGIYHLYDYQFFYRNLQENVGKRVATYGSD from the coding sequence ATGAAAAAATATTTATCTATCTGTTTTTGTTTGGTTTTTATACTTGTTTTTACAAGCGGATGCTCAAACGAAGAGATAAAGACGGAAATTTGTTATGCGAAACAAGAGAATTGGGCTTATTGTGAAACACAAACAGATAGTAGGAAAGCAGATGTATTTTTTATCTGTCCGACAGTATTCGATGGAAATGAAACGAATATGTCTTTGGAAGATGAGGATGCAAAAGAATCGTTTTTAGGAGCGATTAATATGGAAAAAGGGATCTATGATGGTTCTTGTCGTGTTTTTGCGCCTTATTATCGACAAGCAGGACTTAATGTATATGAACTTCCCGACGAGGAAAGGGAGCCTTATCTTCAATCCGCTTACAAGGATGTGAAACAGGCTTTTGAATATTATTATAAACACTATAATAAAGGAAGGCCAATTGTGCTTGCTGGGTTCTCACAAGGAGCAGATATGAGTTTGAGGCTTTTGAAAGATCAATTTGATAATAAAGAACTATCAGAAAAATTGGTGGCTTGTTATGCGATCGGGTGGAATGTGACACAAGAAGAATTGGAGGAATATCCTCATATGAAATTCGCTACCAGTGAAACGGATACAGGGGTAATTATTTCTTTTAACAGTGAGGCGGAAAATATAGCCGATTCCCTTATTGTTCCTGAAAATATGAAAACTCTTGCGATCAACCCTCTAAATTGGAAAACAGATAGTACATTTGCGGACCAAAGTTTAAACCAAGGAGCTTGTTTTACCAACTATAGTGGAGAGATTGAAACAGAAATTCCGCATCTTACAGGCGCTTATATTGATGATGTACGTGGTACCTTAAAGGTAATAGATGTAACGCCGGAGGAATATCCGCCAGTTTTAGAACTATTTGAAGATGGGATTTACCATTTATATGACTATCAATTTTTTTATCGGAACCTTCAGGAAAATGTCGGAAAACGGGTTGCTACATACGGATCTGATTGA